ACACTGGTGGTACTGAGGCCCCCCAAAGTACGACCCCTCCTCCCAGTACCACATCTCAGACGGTCTAGCAGTCCCTCTTGATGGCCCTCGCCGGCTAAATGGCGGGAGATGGACAAAACGGAATAGGGGCACATTTTCAAACCACACTCACTTCCCCCCACAGTTTTCTTCCCCCAGCTTCTTGAAAAAACTGGGGCATAAGGAGAAAGCCTCCTTTTAAGGAGAAAGCCTAGCATGAGGCCAACCCCAGGGAGTTCAAAGTAGGGGGCCCATGGTCCTCTCATTTAAGGTCGGTAAGGaagttttttttaaggaagtgcgaTAAGGAGGACAAGGATTGGAACTTTCTTGCTTTGCTTTCAGAAGTCCTTAACTCCCCCATTTCCCACTccactaacagaaaggtctggCTGAGATTGCATCACCTCTAGGATGCCCCAAATTTAGACAACTTTCACAGCTGCCTGAACGAGAACTGGCAGAGCTGGGTCCAAGCCCTCCCAAGACCCATGCCCTTCTGCCAGCCTTGATGGACTCTGTCCTGCTATGAGGTTGCATCACTGCCACCCCCCACTTCTCTGGGTTTCCCCTAGACATCACAGTAACACCACTCCACCTCCCCGGCCCCATGCTCTGGCCTTCCTCCATGTTGTGCCCCAGTCCAACTGGACTCTGGGCAGCCAGCATAGGCACAGTCAGGGGGTGACTTCTGTGCCCCACAGCATTGCCTCCTCTGCCTGGACAAGAGGACTCCGTTCTCCCCAAGCCCCACCCATGTCCTAGCCTGATTGCTAGAAATAAAGAGCCCAgagttctccttctggctcagagGCCCCAGAGGAATCCCCACTGGGATTCATAGCTACCTCATGGGAAGTGGTGTGGCAGTGGCCATTGGGCAAGCTAGAAAAACTCAAGGTATGTGGAGACATGGCCCTTCCCCACCTGGCTCATATGGAGTCCCCTCCCCCAAGGCCCAGACCTTGGGAACTGAGCATGTGAAATCAACCTCTTTCTTGCATCATGCGTGTCCACattatccccccacccccatacccCTACCTCAACCCCCGCCACCATGGCCAGATGGTGAAACCAGAGCTCCAAGGGGGGGACCTCCACCCCCTGCAGGGGCCTGATGGGCAGCACAGCTGTCCAATCCCTGGGCTCAGAAGGTAGGTCTGCTGGCTGACCACTAGGTGGGGGAGCCCCAGACACCAGCTCTAAAGAGGCCCCAGATCAGTAGTCAGACATAAGCTGTGAGGGTCAAACTGGAAGACAGAGCTAAGCACAGCAGCCCATCAGACGATCCGCCTTCCTGAGTTCCAGGCGATAGAAAACAGGTGGCTCTACTCTTGGCCAGTGGTAGGTGTGGCACTGGCGTCTGCTAATGCTGTGCCACATTGGCCCTCGTGCAATTGGACTCAACAGAAGGAGCAACTTCCATCCAAACTCCAGGGCTCTCAACCCAGGGCCATCCACCAGGAGCATGAGGCTCCCTGATGTCCCACTCCAGCTGGTGCTGCTGTGGGCACTGGTGTGGGCCCAGGAGGCAGAGTCTGTGTGTCCCTCCTGTGGAAGCCCCACACTGGCACCCCAAACAGAACGAGCTCTGGTCCTAGAGCTGGCCAAGCAGCAAATCTTGGAGGGGCTGCACTTGACCAGTCGTCCCAGAATAACCCACCCTCCACCCCAGGCAGCGCTGACCAGAGCGCTTCGGAGACTACagccaggaagtgtgagtccagTAAATGCGGAGGAAGTCATCAGCTTTGCTACCATCACAGGTGGGTAACGGAGAGACAGGCGGAGAACGGTCAGGAAAAGGGAGGCAGAAGGGGAGGCTGGCAGAAAAGGCGGAGGAAGCAGGGTGTGGTAGGAGAGGGAGGAGTTGGGCAAGGACTGGTTTCGAGGTTACAAGGCAGTCCCTATTTCTTCTGAAAGTGGGCTGAGGGAGAGCAGTGGGCAAGGCTCACGGTTCTTTCCCTTCTCCATCTTTTGGGCAGACTCCTTGGCTTCAACCTGCAGCTCCGTGCTCACCTTCAACCTGTCCACTCCTCGGGCCCACCGCTTGTACCATGCCCGTCTCTGGCTGTATGTGCTCCCCACCCTTCCTGGCACCCTTTACTTGAGGATCATCCGGTGGAACACAAGGAGAAGGCGCCGAGGGTCCCGCACCCTACTGGCTGAGCACCAAATGAATAGCCCGGGCTGGCATGCCCTGACTCTGCCCTCTAGTGGCTTGAGGGGTGAGGAGTCAGGCGTCCTGAAACTCCAGCTGGATTGCAGACCCCTAGAGGGCAATAGCACAGCTGTTCGGCCACAGCAGCGGTTCCTGGATGCACAGGGTGACCAGCGGCCCTTCTTGGAACTTAAGATTCGGACCAATGAGCCTGGAGCAGGTCGAGCCAGGAGGAGGACCCCCACCTGTGAACCTGAGACCCCCTTATGTTGTAGGCGAGATCATTACGTAGACTTCCAAGATCTGGGATGGCGGGATTGGATCCTGCAGCCTGAGGGGTACCAGCTGAATTACTGCAATGGGCAGTGCCCCCTGCACCTGGCTGGCAGCCCAGGCATTGCTGCCTCTTTCCACTCTGCTGTCTTTAGCCTCCTCAAGGCCAATAACCCTTGGCCCTCGGGTACCTCCTGCTGCGTCCCCACTGCCCGAAGGCCTTTGTCCCTCCTATACCTTGACCGTAATGGCAACGTGGTCAAGACAGATGTGCCAGATATGGTGGTGGAGGCCTGTGGCTGCAGCTAGTCAGAGGGCCTGGGGTTTTGGAGTGAAAAGATCAAGTCAGGGCTTCCCACACAAAGGGCATCTGCCTGAAGGCATCTGCCTGAAGGCATCAGATTCCTGGTCAACATCCCCACCCCATAGGCGACCTGGTAATATGTGACCCAAATGGGTACTTTTTTGTCCAGACTCCTGGTCTATTGGAGGCTGGTTGATGTGTGAGGAGATGGGTAAAGTGTTTCCTCCAAAGAGGTCTACCTAGAAAGGATGATTTCTAGTCTAAACTTTATGAGAAAATGGCAGGTgcgagggaggcagggagagagggtgggaagaATAAAGCAGAGAAAAATTACTGTAGTCTTTCCCAAGAAGAAAAAGTCCTCAGGTAGGGGGAGGAGGAAGCAGAGGGCCCAGCAGGCTTGGGGAAGGGGAAACAGGCTGGCCAGGGGTAGGGATTGTTGAAGCGTCTTAAGGGAGGGCCAAGAGGGAGATGGGCAACGGGCTGAAGGAGGGTGTTTAGGAAAGTCCCAGAAACAGGATCAAGAAAGAGGGGTGCTGAGCCCCAAAGAAGTTTCCAGTTTTTCCTGGGGGGCAGGACCCACTGGGGAGACAAACATTTATACTTTCctaataaaaatgagagaaaaaaaaaatcaacaagtgTGAGTCATGAAACAGGCTGGGGTGATGGTCCAGAGCAACAATTCTCAAAGTGTGGGCTGGGGACTCCTGGAAGGTCCCTGAGGCCCTTTCAGGGGTGTTCAAAAGTCAaagctattttcataataatactaagatgttgtttgcctttttaaattttcattatctTAAAAGTGTATGATGGATTTTTCCAGAGGCTGCATGACATATGATTACATCATCTTTCTGACGTCATTGTGAATGGAATGTGTGCTTGTGTTTTCTTgtatttaaatttgttttccattttaatttctaatacggCAAATTGATAGATATAAGCCACATGAATAAAAGTTCAGCATTTTTTAAGGGTGTAAAGTAGTcttgagaccaaaaagtttgagagccactggtTTAGAGAACCTGGTGGAGAGGGTGTTCTAAAAGAGAGCTCCCTTGGGGGAAGGGGCGTCTAGCTGGAATGAGTGGTATAGGGTTCGCTCCTTCCTTTTTGGTGACCATTGGTCTGGCCTGACCCAGATGGGTCCCTGATCCTCTCCATATAACTGGTGTCTGGGTCAATGTCATACGGGCAGAGGAAGGTTCAAATAAGGCTCCTATCTgtcttccctctccccaccccatagTTACTACCTATCTTTGTAGGACCCTGTACTCTCCCTAACTTCATCATTTCCCCATGCCCTCAGACAACAGTTAACCAATTGACCTCCAGGCCCAAGGAGGTTGTCCTTGGAAGCAGACCTGAGATGTGGAGTCTGTTTGAGGGCTGGCAGAAAGGGGAAGGGACTCTTTCACCCTTTTGGTATAAAGGCCACAGAGACTAAAATAGGTGCCCCTTTCCCTGCATTCGGTCACCAAGGTGacaaaaatccaaattcacaggGCATTCCCCTTTCGGTTCGGCACTACAGCTCTGCACTAGCAGCAGCTGCCAGTGTGCCCCTCCGTTTCTTTGGGCTCACATATCCCCGGTCCTAGACCCCTTTCTGAGGGTGGGTGGGGCGACGAGTGAAAACCTCCTACTCCTTCAGCTTCCCCAGTCTCCTCCGCCTCCAAGCAGTATCCGAGAGGTGTCATGTGCCAGATAGGCCAGCAGAGGGAGTAGAAAGCCCTGAAGAGCGAAAAGACAGCCGGCAGTGGAGAGGTGCGGAGGTGTCTGCAAGTCTCCCGAACTTCCAGATGAAGGAAAGCGGGGATTCTCGGTCAACAGTGCTTCTCGGGGAACAGCGATTCAGGCCCAGGACCCCTTAGGTGACCTGTGAACGCATACCCTGTACTCAGGCCTCAGccgctgcttctctcttttatgctcCGTAGACACCTTCCACCTAGGGCCCCCAGCCCTTCAACCCGTCTCCCCCAAACCCCAGCTCTGTCTGAACCCATCCAAGTTCCATCCAAAGGACGAAGCCAGCCGATTAACCTCAGGGAGAGAGAATGCTGCGTTAGCATCAATCAAAGTCGACAATCCTATCTCTAATATTTTCTAAGATGAACTTTTTCGTCGCCTTCCCCCTCTCCCAATGTTATTTCCCAATCTGTTTTTCTGGCTGGGGTTTAGGGCCTCTTCGTGGGCAGCCGATCCAGGATCCAGGCCGGGATTTACTGCCTACCGACAGCAGCGTGTTCGGCGAGGGGGGGGGGCGGGAGGCAGTATAGGGTCCCTCAAGGGAGGGG
The DNA window shown above is from Elephas maximus indicus isolate mEleMax1 chromosome 4, mEleMax1 primary haplotype, whole genome shotgun sequence and carries:
- the INHBE gene encoding inhibin beta E chain, with translation MLCHIGPRAIGLNRRSNFHPNSRALNPGPSTRSMRLPDVPLQLVLLWALVWAQEAESVCPSCGSPTLAPQTERALVLELAKQQILEGLHLTSRPRITHPPPQAALTRALRRLQPGSVSPVNAEEVISFATITDSLASTCSSVLTFNLSTPRAHRLYHARLWLYVLPTLPGTLYLRIIRWNTRRRRRGSRTLLAEHQMNSPGWHALTLPSSGLRGEESGVLKLQLDCRPLEGNSTAVRPQQRFLDAQGDQRPFLELKIRTNEPGAGRARRRTPTCEPETPLCCRRDHYVDFQDLGWRDWILQPEGYQLNYCNGQCPLHLAGSPGIAASFHSAVFSLLKANNPWPSGTSCCVPTARRPLSLLYLDRNGNVVKTDVPDMVVEACGCS